The window CATGTTCGCCTACGAGAGCAAGGGGAAGGTTGTCTCGATAATGGTCGAGGCCTATGAAAACCCCGATATAGCGGACCAGTATGGAGTGACGGGCGTGCCTGCGGTCATACTCATGCGCGAGGGCGACCCCATGGGCAATATGGAGTTCGTGGGCGTCCCGCCCGAACACGAGCTGTTGGCCCGCGTCAAGGAGTACGCGGGAGTCCAGTAATTAGATAAAGCTCTGTAGCTTCCCGAAAACCACGCTCCACAGACCTAAGCCGGCCGCCTCGCCCAGCAAGAGGATCCCCAACGCTATGGAGGCGATCCCTACTACGAGCTCGAGCCTCCTGCCCCACTTGCTCAAGCCCATAGACCTCACCGCGGCCTTCTTGCCCCACCTAGATATGGCCTTAAGTATCGCGTAGAGCGCGGCCGCGAGCCCCAGCGCATACGCCAGCATAATGGCGAAGCCGTCTAGGAAATTGCCGGACACAAGCGCCGAGACCGCGGCTAGGCCCATGAAAGGCGCTATGCACGGAGTCCAGACAGCCCCCAGCGACAGGCCGAGCGCGAAGTCACCGGCCCCCCTAGCCGCCTTGGAGGCTTTGGTCTGGAGGCCCGACATGGCCACCACGAACCTCCTCTCGAGCGGGGGGACCACCAGAAGAAGGCCCAACATGAGTAGCACAGCGCCTCCCGCGCCCTCTAGGGCAACTCTAAAGCCCGACGCGGCTTGGCCCAACGCCGATACGAGGACGCCGAAGGCGCTGAACGAGAGGACCATGCCTGCGAGGACCTTCCAGAGGCTGCGGCGTGCGGCCACGGCGACGGCCCCGACGGTCAAGACGGGGAGGACGCAGGGAGAGAATACGCTGGCGGCGCCAACCGCGAAGGCGACCGGGAGAGCCAACAACGGCTGTACGCCGCTCTGGGCCGTCGTCGCGACGGGCGGCCGGACCCCGACGGTCTCCGTAGGGACCGCGAAGCCGGATAGGATCAGGAACTCCAGGAAGCCCTGCGGCGGAAGGCCGCCCAAGAGAAGGCCTTTGAGATACAGCTTGCCCCCTATGTCGTAGCCCACTAACATAGTGGGGGTTCCCAATATGGGTACTTGATAGGGGCCGTAGTAGGGCTTCGTGTAGCCCGCCTGCCCGTTCTCCACGACAAACACAGAGCCGTTTATGTATACGGGTATAGAGCTCACTGGGACGTAGGTTATATCTATGGCGACGAGGTTGAAGCCGGAGAGGGCGGACGCCACGGTCGAGTTCGTGAAGACCTGCGTCTTCATGTACTCGCAAGCGGGGCACCCCTCCTCGTCTACGAACACGAAGGTCGGGCCTTGATGGGACGCCAGATAGGAGCTCAAGTCCTGCAGGCTGGAGGCCTCGTAAAACTTCAAGCCGCCTATCTGAACTAGAGACCCCGCGAAGGCGATGGCCGCAAGGAGCAGGAGGAGGACCGGCGACCGCATTCCCAAAATCGTTTATACCAATATTAATTTTTATGGACGCGTTGAGGAGGGTGGCGGAGGCCTCCTCGGAGGGGCCTCTCTGGAGGGCCTACGTGGCCGCCAAGCACGTTGTTGAGGCCGCAGCCCGTGCCGTGGTCGAAATGGGCCTTCCGAGACCTGCCAGATGCGAGGATCTGCCCCGAGTATTGGCAGGCGCGTTGCTGGACGCCGCCGACGCGGCGAAGCTCGCCGAGGTCGTCAAAGCCGCCAAGACTATGCACAGAGTCCGGGACAGAGCCTACGCCGAGAAGATAGCCGAAGACGCCGTGAGGCTTCTGGAGAAATTAATTAAGGGCGTCAAGAGGAGGTACCCCGATCTGCGGACCGGCGAGGGCTTCAGATACGCCTTGAAGGCCGCGCGGGTGAAGGCGGCGTACTCCCTCGGGCCCAACACGGTGGCCGTCAGGCCCGAGAAGCCGCTGAGCGTGGAGGAGAGGATGCGGCTGGCCGTAGACCTATCGGCGGAGCTCGGGATACCTCCGGAGAAGCTCGTCGTAGCAGACGCAAGCGAGCCGGGCGTGCTCGAGGAGCTCGTCAGGACTGGAAGGCTTCTATACGCGGAGGACCTAGATGAGGAGATAATGTGGCTCGCCGAGAGATACACGGAATACATATGTTGTTAGGGAGCGCATGTTTTGGAGCCCTGAAGCGGCGACATAAAACCGGCGCGATCAGTCGGCCCGCCGGGATTCGAACCCGGGACCGCCCGTTACAGGTCCTGGGGGCTTTCTGGAGGTGTACCCCCAGGGGCTGTCTACAGCCGGGCGCTCTCACCGCTGAGCTACGGGCCGTATCGCCGGCGTATCTCTACTCGCTGTTTTTAAAAATTTTTCTCCGATTCAGCCCGGCGGCTATTTTACCGGCTTCTGGTTTTTATAGTACTAAAGTACTTAAGTACATGAGTGAGAAGGAGGTCATCAAGGTGGAGATACCTAGGTGGCTTGCCGAAAGGCTGAGGAGGTATGCGGCCGAGAGATACGGCGTGAGGAGGGGGGCGCTTTCGCGCGCCGTCGTGGAGATACTGGAGAGGGAGCTCGGCGGGCCTGCCGAGGGGGGTGGGCTCGATCGGCTTGTGGGCCTCGGGCTGAGCTCCGATCTGGAGTGGGGCGGCGAGGATCTGGGAGAGGCTCTGCGGAGGCGCCATGTATCTAATTGACGCCAACGTGTTTCTGGAGCTCCTATATAGGCGGCAGAGGTGGCGCGAGTCCTACCGCTTTCTGGAGCGCGTGAGGGCGGGGGACGTCAAGGCGTACGTCCTCCAGTTCGCCCTACACGGGATCTCGGCGATTTTGGGAAAGCCGGAGCTCGTCAAGGTTTTCTTGGCCGAGATCTCGACGTGGCGTGGGCTCGACGTGATAAGGAGCGACGTAGCGGACGAGATAAGGGCGGCGGAGGAGGCGGTGCGTGTCGGCTTGGACTTCGACGACGGGATTCACTATTTCTACGCCAAGAGGCTCGGCTTGACCTTAGTGAGCTTCGACAAGGACTTCGACAAGACAGACTTAAAGAGGCTGGAGCCCGGAGAAATTGCGTAGGCTGGGCGCCTACACGCGCCGCGCCTCCGGCTAGTCGGCATCTGCCCAAGCCAGCCCGCGGGCGTCGCTATATTGGCCAGACGCCGGGGGCGCGCGCCTAGGTCTTCTGCATGCCCGGCCCAAGACCGATCAGAAACACGCCGCCGGGGCTACGCGGTCCCCTACTGTGTCCCTTCGGCGGGTCCTAGACGGCAAGCCCGCCGTCTATAAGGCGGCTGGCGCATTGGGGCCACCTCTTAATTTTTATCCCGGCCGACACACTAGATTGTGAGGAGATACGTCGTGTTCGCGCTCGCGGTTCTCTTCGCCTATTCCGTCTACTCGCTCCTCTCTCCCTCCCTCGCCGTCGGGGGCGGCCTGGGCGCGCTGCCTCTCAGCTCGGGCATGCCTGTATTGATATCGCCGGCGAATGCCTTGAGCCTGCGCGTCTCCAGCCCTCTGCTGGACTACCTATTGGCCTTCATATACCTCCTCTTCGCAGTATTGGCGTGGCTCGCGTACCAGATATCGCTACTCCTCGCGCACCTACTACGCCTAATGCCGTTGCCTTCGCTCGTCAACAGCACTCCGGCGACGGGCGTCCCTCCCACGTCGACTACTCCGCCTATAGGTGGAGGGGGCGGAGGGGCGCCCTCGGGCACGGGCAACGCGCCCACCGCCATCAACGTGCCCATTCCTCTAGTGCTGGCGGCGATCGCCGTCCTCGCCGTCGTGGCGTTGTTGGCCGGAGCGCGGCGGAGGCAGATCTCGGGCGCCGCCAGCGCCGAGGCGGGCGGCCAGGCGCAGCCGGCGGAGCCTCTAGAGCCTACTAAGATCGCCGAGGCGTTCAGACCGGCCGGCCCTCCGGAAGTCTCGGCCGATTTGCCTCCGCCGGTTAGGCCCCGGTTAGTCAGATGGCCTCTCGCCGACGACGTGCCTCCCGTATGGCCTCTGGGGAGGCCTCTGGTGGTGGAGCCCGCCTACGAAGGCGTCGACATCGCGGCCTCGGGATGCGCCTCGGCGCCGTCCACAGGCGCCTTGGTGCTCTCCTCGGATAAGCCCTGTCTGGGGCGCGTGGTCGCCAGGCGGGGCGGCGAGGAGGAGGACCTGTCGGTCAAGTTCTCCGACCTCCACAGAGAGATAGCCAACTCCTTCCACGAGGCGTTCAAGTCCGCTCCGGGCTGGATGACGGCGAGGGAGATAATGGCCCAATTGGGCGCCCCTCCGGACGTGGTGGAGATTTTCGAGAAGGCGGCGTACAGCGATCTGCCCCTGGACTACGACGAATTCGCCAAGTTCTACAGATGGCTTAGAGGCCATGAAGGCCGTATATAGCTACGCCGCCTCCGCGGCCATAGCACTGCTCGCGTTGTTGTTGCCGTTGCCTCTGGCGGAGCTGGCGCTTTCGCTCTCTCTGGCGATAGCCGCGAGGGCTCTCGGCGGAATTAAGGCCGTCGTCCCCGCAACCGCCGCGGCGTATTTAGCAGTAAGGGGGTTCGTGAACCTCTTCGTCGTAGGCGCGGCGTGGGCCGTGGAGCCTCTCCCTCTCCTCGCCGCTGGCTACTACCTGGCGAGATCCTCGGAGGCCAGATCTCTGTACCTCTTCGCCGCCTCGCGGGCGCTCTACTTCGCCGCCGTTCTGGTCTTCCTCACCGCTCCCTTCCTCCCCGGCTGGGCGAGGGCTCTCTGGATTCCCGCCCTGCTTCTGGCCGTGGGGAGCCCTCTGAGGCGGGCCGGCGGCTCGGCGAGGTTGGCGGGGCTTTCTCTAACCGCGGCCGGCCTCATGCTGGCCGTCGCGTTCCTCGTGTCGCCTCTGTCCGAGGAGGCCTCAAACGATATAATATACATCGCGTTGATTGGCGTGCCCGCGGTGGCTTTAGTGGCGGGGAGGGGAGAGGGGGAGGAATATATACCGACGCCGTCCAGTATATCTATCGCGGCCGACGACAGGCGGTTTAGGGAAGCCGCCGAGGAGTACGTGGAGAGGGGCAGGGCGGAGGCCGTCATAGCGATAATATCCTACGCCTACGCCTTGGCCGGACTGCCCGTGGAGGCGGCCGTGAACGAGGCCCTCGCCCTCAGAGGAGCAAGGGGGAAGAAGGGCAGGAAGAGGGCGCTGGAGTCGGCGTTGTCCAGATTAAAGACGCCATGAGCTTGAGGGAGGCCATAGACGAGATCTCGCGGTACTACGTGGGTGATAGGTCCGTCGTGGAGAAGATAATGGCGGCGCTAGTGGCCGGCGGCCACGTCCTCATAGAGGACGTCCCGGGCGTTGGGAAGACCCTCCTGGCGAAGCTCTTCAGCAGAGTGCTGGGCCTCTCC of the Thermoproteus uzoniensis 768-20 genome contains:
- a CDS encoding cytochrome c biogenesis protein CcdA, with translation MRSPVLLLLLAAIAFAGSLVQIGGLKFYEASSLQDLSSYLASHQGPTFVFVDEEGCPACEYMKTQVFTNSTVASALSGFNLVAIDITYVPVSSIPVYINGSVFVVENGQAGYTKPYYGPYQVPILGTPTMLVGYDIGGKLYLKGLLLGGLPPQGFLEFLILSGFAVPTETVGVRPPVATTAQSGVQPLLALPVAFAVGAASVFSPCVLPVLTVGAVAVAARRSLWKVLAGMVLSFSAFGVLVSALGQAASGFRVALEGAGGAVLLMLGLLLVVPPLERRFVVAMSGLQTKASKAARGAGDFALGLSLGAVWTPCIAPFMGLAAVSALVSGNFLDGFAIMLAYALGLAAALYAILKAISRWGKKAAVRSMGLSKWGRRLELVVGIASIALGILLLGEAAGLGLWSVVFGKLQSFI
- a CDS encoding type II toxin-antitoxin system VapC family toxin, with the translated sequence MYLIDANVFLELLYRRQRWRESYRFLERVRAGDVKAYVLQFALHGISAILGKPELVKVFLAEISTWRGLDVIRSDVADEIRAAEEAVRVGLDFDDGIHYFYAKRLGLTLVSFDKDFDKTDLKRLEPGEIA